A portion of the Cryptomeria japonica chromosome 5, Sugi_1.0, whole genome shotgun sequence genome contains these proteins:
- the LOC131035200 gene encoding small ribosomal subunit protein eS19y codes for MATACTVKDVSPHEFIPTYAAHLKRSGKIELPHWTDIVKTATFKELAPYDSDWYYVRAASMARKIYLNQGIGVGAFRKIYGGRRRNGVAPPHFCKSSGSIARHILQQLEKIGIVEIDTNGGRRITSNGQRDLDQVAGRIAVAAP; via the exons ATGGCGACAGCTTGCACGGTGAAAGATGTTTCTCCTCACGAGTTTATCCCTACCTACGCTGCACATCTGAAGCGATCCGGAAAG ATTGAATTGCCACACTGGACGGATATTGTAAAGACAGCTACATTTAAGGAACTTGCGCCCTATGATTCTGATTGGTACTATGTTAGAGCAG CATCAATGGCAAGGAAAATCTATTTAAACCAGGGAATTGGAGTTGGGGCTTTCCGAAAGATATATGGTGGCCGTAGAAGGAATGGTGTTGCTCCACCACATTTTTGTAAAAGCAGTGGGTCTATTGCTCGACATATACTCCAGCAATTGGAAAAAATCGGCATTGTTGAGATTGATACTAATGG TGGAAGGCGCATCACTTCCAACGGCCAAAGGGATCTTGACCAAGTCGCTGGTCGGATTGCAGTTGCTGCACCCTGA